The following coding sequences lie in one Apium graveolens cultivar Ventura chromosome 1, ASM990537v1, whole genome shotgun sequence genomic window:
- the LOC141678166 gene encoding uncharacterized protein LOC141678166, translated as MRLIEKLLIKFVLVCVILVFESESASQAYRRDPGHPQWHHGAFHDVKDSVRSDLRRMLHSRAEVPFQVPLEVNIVLIGFNGDGGYRYSIDSQKLEEFLRVGFPTHRPSCLETGELLDIEHHIVYNAFPAGQPELIALEKALRSAMVPSGSAREIDFGREVSLYEVEATKVEPEFSKLYSYLFDIESGGDPTEEVDRTTPSAIFIVNFDKVRMDPYNKDIDLDNLMYGKINQLTEEELKKQEGDYIYHYRYNGGGSSQIWLGSGRFVVIDLSAGPCIYGKIETEEGSVSSKTLPRLRNVMYPRGPGSISEPYSSDIFFGRVASLVATTIEHVIAPDVRFETVDLTTRLLIPIIVLQNHNRYNIMERGHNYSINVEAIEAEVKKMVHNGQEVVIVGGSHLLHHHEKLAIAVSKAMRSHSLQETKKDGRFHVHTKTYLDGAILKEEMERSADVLAAGLLEVSDPSLSSKFFLRQHWADENDGSSDSVLKHKPLWASYNPKRGKDKKKKKPKQGDLYRTYGTRVIPVFVLSLADVDPHLMMEDESLVWTSNDVVIVLQHQNEKIPLSYVSEVVRRQAIPSQAQRHIIAGLASVVGGVSAPYEKASHVHERPVVNWLLASGCHPFGPFSNTSELSQMLQDVALRNTIYARVDSALHRIRDTSEAVQSFASEHLKTPLGEPVKGKKNKSSTELWLEKFYKKTTNLPEPFPHELVERLEKYLDGLEEQLVDLSSLLYDHKLQDAHLNSSEILQSSIFTQQYVDHVLISEKEKMRCCSIQYKLPVQSSQNLIYAGILLAGFFVYFLVIFFSSPVR; from the exons ATGAGATTAATCGAGAAATTACTGATAAAATTTGTGCTAGTGTGTGTAATTTTAGTGTTTGAATCGGAATCAGCATCGCAAGCGTATCGGCGAGATCCAGGTCATCCGCAATGGCATCACGGCGCTTTTCATGATGTTAAAGATAGTGTCCGATCCGACTTGCGTCGAATGCTTCATTCCAGAGCTGAG GTCCCATTTCAAGTTCCGCTTGAAGTTAATATTGTCCTCATCGGCTTTAATGGTGATGGAGGCTATCGGTACTCTATAGATTCCCAAAAGTTAGAAGAGTTTTTGAGAGTTGGCTTCCCAACTCACAGACCATCATGCCTAGAGACAGGCGAGCTCCTTGATATTGAGCATCACATTGTCTATAATGCATTTCCA GCTGGACAACCAGAACTGATAGCACTTGAGAAAGCACTGAGATCGGCCATGGTTCCTTCTGGGTCAGCAAGAGAG ATTGATTTTGGAAGAGAGGTTTCCTTGTATGAAGTTGAAGCAACAAAAGTGGAACCTGAATTTAGTAAGTTGTACTCGTACTTATTCGACATTGAGAGCGGAGGCGATCCTACAGAAGAGGTGGACAGAACTACGCCAAGTGCAATATTTATTGTTAATTTTGACAAG GTGAGGATGGATCCATATAACAAAGACATTGATCTTGACAATTTAATGTATGGTAAGATTAACCAATTAACTGAAGAGGAGTTGAAGAAACAAGAGGGAGACTACATTTACCATTATCGTTACAATGGTGGAGGATCATCTCAAATTTGGCTAGGATCTGGCAG GTTTGTGGTGATCGACCTCTCAGCGGGACCTTGTATTTATGGAAAGATTGAAACTGAAGAAGGCAGTGTCAGTTCTAAAACGCTCCCTCGTTTGCGGAATGTGATGTATCCAAGAGGTCCAGGTTCAATTAGCGAGCCTTACTCCAGTGACATTTTTTTTGGACGAGTTGCTTCTCTGGTTGCAACGACAATTGAGCATGTTATAGCTCCCGATGTTAG GTTTGAAACTGTTGATCTAACTACTCGGTTGCTTATACCAATCATTGTCCTCCAAAATCATAATCGATACAATATAATGGAAAGAGGTCATAACTACAGTATAAACGTTGAAGCTATTGAAGCTGAG GTTAAAAAGATGGTACACAATGGGCAAGAAGTAGTAATAGTAGGTGGTTCACATCTATTGCATCACCATGAAAAGTTAGCCATTGCTGTTTCGAAAGCAATGCGAAGTCATTCCCTTCAAGAAACAAAGAAGGATGGCCGTTTTCATGTTCATACCAAGACTTATCTCGATGGTGCAATTTTAAAAGAG GAAATGGAAAGATCTGCTGATGTGCTAGCTGCAGGTTTACTTGAAGTGTCAGATCCGTCcctctcaagtaaatttttccTCCGCCAG CACTGGGCAGATGAGAATGATGGTTCAAGCGATTCAGTTTTAAAGCATAAACCCCTTTGGGCTAGTTATAACCCCAAAAGAGGCAAGGAtaagaagaaaaagaaaccaaaacAAGGGGATCTGTACCGGACCTATGGAACAAGAGTGATTCCTGT CTTTGTTCTATCGTTAGCTGATGTAGATCCACACCTTATGATGGAAGATGAAAGTCTAGTATGGACTAGTAATGATGTGGTTATTGTTCTTCAGCATCAAAATGAGAAGATACCTCTAAG TTATGTTTCGGAAGTAGTGAGAAGGCAAGCTATTCCATCTCAAGCTCAGCGCCATATAATAGCTGGGTTGGCTTCTGTCGTTGGTGGAGTAAGTGCACCATATGAAAAGGCTTCCCATGTGCATGAAAGGCCAGTAGTAAATTGGCTTTTGGCAAGTGGTTGTCATCCATTTGGGCCATTTTCAAATACTTCAGAATTAAGTCAAATGCTTCAGGATGTCGCGTTG AGGAACACAATATATGCACGTGTAGATTCTGCTCTTCACCGTATACGGGATACCTCAGAG GCTGTTCAATCGTTTGCTTCTGAGCATCTGAAGACCCCTCTTGGTGAACCTGTGAAGGGAAAAAAGAACAAGTCAAGCACTGAGCTATGGTTGGAAAAGTTCTACAAGAAAACTACTAACCTTCCTGAACCATTTCCTCATGAACTAGTAGAACGATTAGAGAAATACTTGGAT GGCCTTGAGGAACAGCTGGTAGATCTCTCTTCCCTGTTATATGATCACAAGCTGCAAGATGCACACCTAAACAGCTCTGAAATTCTTCAGAGCTCCATCTTTACCCAGCA ATACGTGGATCATGTTTTGATCAGCGAGAAGGAGAAAATGAGATGCTGCAGTATTCAATACAAGTTGCCTGTGCAATCTTCGCAAAACTTGATTTATGCCGGAATCCTTTTAGCAGGATTTTTCGTGTATTTCTTAGTAATTTTCTTTTCATCTCCTGTTCGCTGA
- the LOC141678179 gene encoding uncharacterized protein LOC141678179, giving the protein MNSKASSSWLTSFLLLMLLCKCSSLSVNKTTDELSLLALKDQIQGGLSSWNQSVHFCQWQGIKCSKLHHDKIISLNLSSQGLLGSISPHIGNFSFLRVLDLGDNKFHGPIPPEIGQLFRLQHLNLRNNSFTGKIPMNLTQCRDLNLIYLGENSLIGSIPAEFGSFQKLTSLYLGTNHLSGQIPASFGNLSYLDYLDIGSNTLEGNIPETLGRLSKLTTFIVEYNALSGQVPSLIYNISSITEFSIIKNNLSGSLPPNLGNTLPNLAIFWASGNRFSGPFPRSLNNATMLVLFDVLDNFLTGKVLSELGALKNLEQFSISNNQLGTGESGDLSFITSLTNATNLNSMSISYNNFGGALPVSVSNLSSLVELYAGHNPIVGTIPQAIGDLPNLIVLGLETAKFEGSIPSSIGKMKLQRLILSENKLTGPIPASLANITSLYELELNDNRLEGSIPLEFGGHKFLNLLDISDNNLNGTIPRQIFDIFSLRNLSLSSNFLTGSLPIEVGNLKNLQLLNVSGNKLSGKIPSTLGSCISIEVLSLENNLFEGSIPQSLTSLKVVREIDASSNNLSGEIPKYFGDFQYLERLNLSFNDLEGEVPKNGIFQNANAVSVEGNIKLCGGSKELNLLACRLDHSTKKRSLGSILAISLAVSFCVLGLIIFLIIYMKKKPQNTSSPNSSRSPYLKVSYGELLQATGGFSPDSLIGEGSFGRVYKGMLDEGRLIVAVKVFKLQQRGSLKTFNAECESLRSIRHRNLVKIITSCSSTDFQGNDFKALVFEFMPNGNVETWLHPVGDREENQPRNLNLLQRLNIVIDVASALNYLHHQCHISIIHRDLKPSNVLLDDDMVAHVSDFGLAKLLPGSAENLNGNQSTSLGVKGSIGYVPPEYGMGGAATTQGDVYSYGILVLELFTGRRPTDEMFAEGWDIHNFVRTALPDQVHEIVDPLLISQEREEEEEQAMLTCIASILRIGIVCSAQTPGERKDMEEVDNELHSIKEQYKAFLDALKQEV; this is encoded by the exons ATGAATTCTAAAGCCTCATCGTCTTGGTTAACCTCTTTTTTGTTGCTGATGTTGCTATGCAAGTGCTCTAGTTTGTCAGTAAATAAGACTACTGATGAGCTCTCCCTGCTTGCACTTAAAGATCAGATACAAGGCGGCTTGAGCTCATGGAACCAATCTGTTCATTTCTGCCAGTGGCAGGGGATAAAATGCAGCAAGCTTCATCATGACAAGATTATATCACTCAACCTCTCTAGCCAGGGTTTGCTAGGCTCCATATCTCCTCATATCGGAAATTTTAGCTTTCTAAGAGTCCTCGACCTCGGAGACAACAAGTTTCACGGCCCAATCCCCCCAGAAATAGGTCAGTTGTTCCGTCTCCAACATCTGAATCTGAGAAATAATTCTTTTACTGGCAAAATCCCCATGAATCTTACACAATGCAGGGATCTTAATCTGATATATTTAGGAGAAAATAGTCTCATAGGGAGTATTCCTGCTGAGTTTGGTTCATTTCAAAAACTTACAAGTTTGTATCTTGGAACTAACCATCTTTCGGGACAAATACCTGCATCTTTTGGTAACTTATCATACCTAGACTACTTAGACATCGGATCTAATACTCTGGAGGGGAATATTCCAGAGACCCTTGGCAGGTTGTCAAAGTTAACTACATTTATTGTTGAATATAATGCACTTTCTGGTCAGGTCCCTTCATTAATCTACAACATTTCTTCTATAACGGAGTTTTCTATTATCAAAAACAATCTATCCGGTAGTCTTCCACCAAACCTCGGCAATACTCTTCCAAACCTGGCCATCTTTTGGGCAAGTGGAAATCGGTTTTCAGGGCCTTTTCCGAGGTCACTAAATAACGCTACCATGCTTGTGCTATTCGATGTTCTGGACAACTTCCTCACAGGAAAGGTTCTCAGTGAGTTAGGAGCCCTCAAGAATCTGGAACAGTTCAGTATCTCAAATAACCAGCTGGGGACAGGAGAATCAGGAGATTTGAGTTTCATCACTTCTCTAACAAATGCCACAAACCTAAATTCCATGAGCATAAGCTATAACAACTTTGGTGGTGCTCTTCCTGTTTCGGTGTCAAACTTATCCAGCCTAGTGGAGTTATATGCTGGACATAATCCGATAGTTGGAACTATACCACAAGCAATAGGAGACCTTCCCAACCTGATTGTACTAGGGCTCGAAACTGCTAAGTTTGAAGGTAGTATTCCATCATCTATTGGAAAAATGAAGTTACAAAGACTGATTCTATCTGAAAATAAGCTTACTGGGCCTATCCCAGCTTCTCTAGCAAACATTACTTCTCTTTATGAGTTAGAACTGAATGATAACAGATTAGAAGGAAGCATACCTCTAGAATTTGGTGGTCATAAATTTCTAAATCTTCTAGACATTTCTGATAACAATTTAAACGGAACCATTCCCAGACAAATATTTGATATCTTCTCCCTAAGAAATCTTAGTTTATCAAGTAATTTTCTCACTGGTTCCTTACCTATTGAGGTGGGAAATCTTAAAAACCTCCAATTACTGAATGTATCTGGAAATAAGTTATCGGGTAAAATACCAAGTACCCTTGGGAGTTGTATAAGTATAGAAGTGCTTTCTCTGGAGAACAATTTATTTGAAGGAAGCATTCCTCAATCCTTAACTTCTTTAAAGGTTGTACGCGAGATTGATGCATCAAGCAACAATCTCTCAGGGGAAATCCCAAAATATTTTGGTGACTTCCAATATCTCGAACGTTTGAATCTGTCATTCAATGATCTGGAAGGTGAAGTGCCAAAAAATGGTATTTTCCAAAATGCAAATGCTGTTTCAGTTGAAGGAAACATCAAGCTTTGTGGGGGCAGCAAAGAACTGAACTTGCTGGCATGCCGACTCGATCATTCTACCAAAAAGAGGTCTCTTGGTTCCATACTAGCGATCTCTCTGGCGGTCTCTTTCTGTGTCCTCGGGCTCATCATTTTTCTCATAATTTATATGAAGAAAAAACCACAAAACACATCTTCTCCAAACTCTTCGAGGAGTCCATATCTCAAAGTTTCTTATGGTGAACTTCTTCAAGCGACGGGTGGATTTTCACCAGACAGTTTGATTGGTGAGGGTAGTTTTGGACGAGTCTATAAAGGGATGCTAGACGAGGGCAGATTGATTGTTGCTGTGAAGGTCTTCAAGCTTCAACAGAGAGGATCTTTAAAAACATTCAATGCGGAGTGTGAATCATTGCGTAGTATTCGTCACCGTAATCTCGTTAAGATCATCACGTCTTGCTCTAGCACGGATTTTCAAGGTAACGACTTTAAAGCCCTTGTTTTCGAGTTCATGCCTAATGGAAATGTTGAAACGTGGTTGCATCCAGTTGGCGATCGAGAAGAAAATCAACCAAGGAACTTGAACCTGCTTCAAAGACTgaatattgttattgatgttgCTTCTGCACTAAATTATCTTCATCACCAATGCCACATTTCAATCATTCATCGTGATCTGAAGCCAAGCAATGTTCTTCTTGACGATGATATGGTAGCTCATGTTAGTGACTTCGGTTTGGCAAAGCTTCTTCCAGGATCGGCAGAAAACTTGAACGGAAACCAAAGTACTTCTCTTGGGGTTAAGGGTTCTATTGGCTACGTTCCCCCTG AATATGGTATGGGTGGTGCCGCAACAACACAAGGGGATGTGTACAGCTATGGCATCTTAGTGTTAGAATTGTTCACTGGGAGGAGACCAACTGATGAAATGTTTGCAGAAGGCTGGGACATACACAACTTTGTCCGAACGGCTTTACCAGACCAAGTACATGAGATTGTGGATCCATTATTAATATCTCAAGAacgagaagaagaagaagaacagGCAATGCTAACATGTATTGCTTCAATACTAAGAATTGGCATTGTATGTTCCGCGCAAACTCCAGGGGAAAGGAAGGACATGGAAGAAGTTGATAACGAGTTGCACTCCATTAAAGAACAATACAAGGCCTTTCTAGATGCCTTAAAACAGGAAGTATAG